In Thiovibrio frasassiensis, one DNA window encodes the following:
- a CDS encoding anti-sigma factor family protein, producing the protein MQCTEVQPLFTEFADNTLAREELRALTDHLLGCPVCAVEWQEFQQTLRLVHSLEPLVPPGDLLPGIHAKLAKKGIFYRAWTFIDALNFSLSIPAAAAIFTIAMLGGFMLTSSPLQQTNIFPSPLARTSSLPQGEILATRRPALAPNLMFAVSHNEARLSGDLEPLARTPLTTHPAPDNHARRLLSPDLHVLIKDIDRDSRITLCREMLHRNWQLHRVSASLFLVHLPQSELRDFHNLIGHHHFVLVPAAAGETRFGNEKQILTAAIRFQ; encoded by the coding sequence ATGCAATGCACTGAAGTCCAGCCGCTGTTCACCGAGTTTGCGGACAATACCCTTGCCCGCGAAGAGCTGCGCGCCCTGACCGACCATCTTCTCGGCTGCCCGGTCTGCGCCGTGGAATGGCAGGAGTTTCAGCAAACCCTCCGCCTCGTGCATAGCCTCGAACCACTGGTTCCCCCAGGCGATCTGCTGCCGGGCATCCACGCAAAGCTGGCAAAAAAAGGTATCTTCTATCGGGCCTGGACTTTTATCGATGCTCTGAATTTTTCCCTATCAATCCCCGCCGCCGCTGCCATATTCACCATTGCCATGCTCGGAGGATTCATGCTCACCTCCTCGCCCTTGCAGCAAACAAACATCTTCCCATCGCCTTTAGCCCGGACCTCCTCCTTACCGCAAGGAGAGATTCTCGCCACCAGACGACCAGCGCTTGCCCCGAATCTCATGTTTGCCGTCTCTCATAATGAAGCGCGCCTGAGCGGAGATCTGGAGCCGCTTGCCCGGACACCCCTGACGACCCACCCGGCTCCCGACAATCATGCCCGCCGCCTGTTATCCCCGGACCTGCATGTACTCATCAAGGATATCGATCGCGACAGCCGGATCACACTCTGCCGAGAGATGTTGCACCGGAACTGGCAGCTCCATCGCGTCAGTGCCAGCCTGTTCCTCGTCCATCTCCCCCAGTCCGAACTGAGAGATTTCCATAACCTCATCGGCCACCACCATTTCGTCCTGGTCCCTGCCGCAGCGGGGGAAACACGATTCGGGAACGAGAAGCAGATATTGACCGCTGCCATCCGCTTTCAATAA
- a CDS encoding RNA polymerase sigma factor, whose protein sequence is MPYQEVAELVRAFRQGEQQAFNRLVTLYQKKIYNLALGYVKQEDEAKDLAQDIFVTVFRQIDKLKDESKFGAWLYQLALNHCRNRYQKLRRRGFFSNQSLDDPDTGLHLSSGTTPEKEYEQQNTVRLVREAIASLAPAEKEVILLRDLQELSYEEISEILALPMGTVKSKLNRARLALKKRLKHHL, encoded by the coding sequence ATGCCATACCAAGAAGTAGCCGAACTTGTCCGTGCCTTCCGCCAGGGGGAGCAGCAGGCCTTTAACCGGCTGGTGACCCTCTATCAGAAGAAGATATATAATCTGGCTCTGGGCTATGTAAAACAGGAAGATGAGGCCAAGGATCTCGCGCAGGACATCTTCGTCACGGTCTTCCGCCAGATAGACAAACTGAAAGACGAAAGCAAGTTCGGGGCCTGGCTCTACCAACTGGCCCTGAACCACTGCCGGAACCGTTACCAGAAACTGCGCCGCCGGGGTTTTTTCAGCAATCAGTCCCTTGATGATCCGGACACCGGCTTGCACTTAAGCTCCGGCACCACTCCGGAAAAAGAGTACGAACAGCAAAACACCGTCCGTCTGGTCCGGGAAGCCATTGCCTCCCTCGCGCCTGCGGAAAAAGAAGTCATTCTTCTCCGTGATCTGCAGGAGCTTTCGTACGAAGAAATCAGTGAGATTCTTGCTCTGCCCATGGGCACGGTCAAGTCCAAACTAAACCGGGCCCGCCTGGCCTTAAAAAAACGTCTCAAACATCATCTGTAA
- the thiL gene encoding thiamine-phosphate kinase → MARPGGEREIIARIRQATGNSDDLVVGIGDDCAVYRTSQGRVSLVTTDTMVAGVHFDTAWHPPVALGRKAASVNISDIAAMGGFPRFALLSLALPPETENQWLSDFMAGFLAVLSEHGVVLIGGDTVQSGHESMFSVTLLGEMAETELLTRKGARIGDVVLVSGLLGEAAAGLALCRMGLAHDPGWQTLVGAHLDPVPQVALGRVLAASGLVHAMQDLSDGLATDLAHICAESGVGAVVAAERIPLSPVLCKAGETCGHSPLDWALSGGEDYQLLFTVGEQEMEPLCNLIMEKTGRELFAVGRIVEGRGVFLEEAGQRREISYRGYEHFR, encoded by the coding sequence ATGGCCAGGCCCGGAGGAGAAAGAGAGATCATTGCCCGCATTCGCCAGGCGACGGGAAACTCCGACGATCTTGTGGTCGGGATCGGCGATGACTGTGCGGTGTACCGAACATCCCAGGGACGAGTCAGTCTGGTCACCACCGATACCATGGTGGCGGGGGTGCATTTTGATACCGCCTGGCATCCACCCGTTGCCCTCGGCCGGAAGGCGGCCTCCGTCAATATCAGTGATATTGCCGCCATGGGAGGCTTTCCGCGTTTCGCCCTGCTTTCCCTGGCCCTGCCCCCCGAGACCGAGAACCAATGGTTGTCTGATTTTATGGCCGGTTTTCTTGCCGTGCTCTCCGAGCATGGTGTGGTCCTGATCGGCGGGGACACGGTGCAGAGCGGGCATGAGTCCATGTTCTCCGTTACGCTGCTCGGGGAAATGGCTGAGACGGAACTGCTTACCCGAAAAGGTGCGCGCATCGGAGATGTGGTTCTGGTCAGTGGCCTTTTGGGCGAGGCGGCGGCTGGTCTTGCCTTGTGCCGGATGGGGCTGGCTCATGATCCCGGCTGGCAGACCTTGGTTGGTGCGCATCTGGATCCTGTTCCTCAGGTCGCCTTAGGCAGGGTGCTGGCCGCCAGCGGGTTGGTCCATGCCATGCAGGATCTCTCCGACGGCCTGGCCACCGATTTGGCCCATATCTGCGCAGAGAGCGGGGTCGGAGCAGTGGTGGCGGCGGAAAGGATTCCCCTTTCCCCTGTGCTCTGCAAAGCAGGGGAAACCTGCGGCCACTCTCCCCTTGATTGGGCGCTGTCCGGAGGAGAGGATTATCAGTTGCTCTTCACTGTTGGCGAGCAAGAGATGGAACCGCTCTGCAATCTGATCATGGAAAAAACCGGCCGAGAACTTTTTGCGGTGGGTCGGATTGTCGAAGGGCGGGGAGTTTTTCTTGAAGAGGCGGGCCAACGCAGGGAGATCAGCTACCGTGGCTATGAACATTTCAGATAA
- the trpC gene encoding indole-3-glycerol phosphate synthase TrpC encodes MILDTIVARKKEEVAALKACGITVPEMEIPPPRGFIRALTDFPGVAVIAEAKKASPSKGVIRADFDPVAIGRSYLAGGAQAMSVLTDVDFFQGSLSYIPAVRAAVSLPVLRKDFIIDPLQIREARAYGADAILLIAAILETSQIEEYLALASELGMDALVEVHDEAEVEKAVAAGSRLIGVNNRDLRDFSMDLNTTFRLQKMIPAGIPLVSESGIRDHHDMERLAEHGVRAALVGETLMRAADPAEALRTLVCDQDGKRV; translated from the coding sequence ATGATTCTCGATACCATTGTCGCCCGGAAAAAAGAAGAAGTCGCTGCCCTCAAGGCGTGTGGCATAACCGTGCCTGAAATGGAAATCCCGCCGCCCCGCGGCTTTATCCGGGCCTTGACCGATTTTCCCGGCGTAGCCGTCATCGCCGAGGCCAAAAAGGCCTCCCCCTCCAAGGGAGTTATCCGGGCCGATTTCGATCCGGTGGCCATTGGTCGCAGCTATCTGGCCGGCGGCGCTCAGGCGATGTCGGTGCTCACCGACGTGGACTTCTTCCAGGGTTCGCTTAGCTATATCCCCGCAGTGCGGGCGGCTGTTTCTTTACCGGTGCTGCGCAAGGATTTCATCATCGATCCCCTGCAGATCCGGGAGGCGCGGGCTTACGGCGCCGATGCGATTCTTCTGATCGCCGCCATTCTCGAGACCAGTCAGATAGAAGAGTATCTGGCGCTGGCCTCCGAGCTTGGCATGGATGCCCTGGTGGAGGTGCATGACGAGGCGGAGGTCGAAAAAGCCGTGGCCGCCGGCAGCCGGTTGATCGGGGTCAATAACCGTGATCTTCGCGATTTTTCCATGGATCTGAACACCACCTTCCGCTTGCAGAAGATGATTCCGGCCGGGATTCCTCTGGTGAGTGAATCGGGCATTCGGGATCATCACGATATGGAGCGGCTTGCCGAGCATGGCGTCAGGGCCGCGTTGGTCGGGGAAACCCTGATGCGGGCCGCGGACCCAGCCGAGGCGTTGCGGACGTTGGTTTGCGATCAGGATGGGAAAAGGGTATGA
- a CDS encoding DegQ family serine endoprotease has product MISPVPTFPRRHPAPILLAFLLMGLLLATLPGLTWAVSNAPATFADLADKLSPTVVNIYTTQTVKASRSPHDMFNGQDIPEPFRRFFGLPSPNEQDQPQREQKRTSLGSGVIISKDGYIVTNNHVVENADSINVRLTNFEEYDAKIIGRDPKTDLALLKIAPKNGLPAIAFGDSDKLRVGDWVMAIGNPFGFEQTVTAGIVSGKGRSLGSGPYENFIQTDASINPGNSGGPLYNLMGEMVGINTAIYSRSGGNIGIGFAIPANMAKNVINQLKEHGTVVRGWLGVMIQPVTPELAAQFKLERPIGALVGEVSPGSPAEKAGIKAGDVIVEFNGKEISQMSMLPNLVAETPVGGKADITLYRKGILKKIPVIIAKLNEEQLAASEQADSLNKSLGLEVQDLTPEIAAALGITDKHGVLVTGVEPYSPAAYAGLRKGDLILEVNQKPVRDVKDLLNELKGKKAKSTVSFFIKRDGRTRFLGLRLK; this is encoded by the coding sequence ATGATTTCCCCTGTACCGACCTTCCCGCGCCGCCATCCAGCCCCAATTTTATTGGCCTTCCTGCTCATGGGACTCCTTCTCGCGACACTGCCAGGCTTAACCTGGGCAGTGAGCAACGCCCCGGCCACCTTTGCCGATCTGGCGGACAAACTCAGCCCCACCGTGGTCAATATCTATACCACCCAAACGGTTAAGGCCTCCCGCTCCCCCCATGACATGTTCAACGGGCAGGATATCCCCGAGCCCTTCCGCCGTTTTTTCGGCCTTCCCTCTCCCAATGAACAGGATCAGCCCCAGCGGGAACAGAAACGGACCAGCCTCGGTTCCGGGGTGATCATCTCCAAGGATGGCTATATTGTTACCAACAACCATGTCGTAGAAAACGCCGACAGCATCAATGTGCGGTTGACCAACTTCGAGGAATACGACGCCAAGATCATCGGCCGCGACCCGAAAACAGACCTTGCCCTGCTCAAGATCGCGCCCAAAAATGGCTTGCCGGCAATCGCCTTCGGCGATTCGGACAAATTGCGGGTGGGTGACTGGGTCATGGCCATCGGCAACCCCTTCGGCTTTGAGCAGACCGTTACCGCCGGAATTGTCAGCGGCAAGGGACGTTCCCTGGGCAGCGGCCCCTATGAAAATTTCATTCAGACAGATGCCTCCATCAATCCGGGCAATTCCGGCGGTCCCCTTTACAATCTCATGGGCGAGATGGTCGGAATCAACACCGCCATCTATAGCCGCAGTGGCGGCAACATCGGCATCGGCTTCGCCATCCCGGCCAACATGGCAAAAAATGTAATCAACCAACTCAAAGAACATGGTACTGTGGTGCGCGGCTGGCTCGGGGTGATGATCCAGCCCGTGACCCCGGAACTCGCCGCCCAGTTCAAACTTGAGCGGCCGATCGGCGCCCTGGTGGGCGAGGTTTCCCCGGGAAGTCCGGCGGAGAAGGCCGGCATTAAAGCCGGCGATGTCATTGTCGAATTCAACGGCAAGGAAATCAGCCAGATGAGCATGCTGCCGAATCTGGTGGCGGAAACTCCGGTGGGAGGCAAAGCGGATATCACTCTGTACCGGAAGGGCATACTGAAAAAAATCCCCGTAATCATTGCCAAGCTCAACGAAGAACAGCTTGCCGCAAGCGAACAAGCCGACAGCCTCAACAAGAGCCTGGGGCTGGAGGTGCAGGACCTCACCCCGGAGATTGCCGCGGCCCTGGGCATCACCGACAAGCACGGGGTCCTGGTAACCGGGGTTGAACCCTACTCGCCTGCGGCTTACGCAGGTCTGCGCAAGGGAGACCTGATCCTTGAGGTCAACCAAAAACCTGTCCGGGATGTGAAGGACCTCCTCAATGAACTCAAGGGAAAAAAGGCAAAATCAACGGTTTCATTTTTTATCAAGCGTGATGGCCGCACCAGATTTTTGGGTCTCAGACTCAAATAA
- the trpD gene encoding anthranilate phosphoribosyltransferase: MMKEAIAKVVAGTDLSEAEMVGVMETIMDGEATPAQIGAFITALRIKGETVDEITGAARVMRAKATKVHGVGEGGILVDTCGTGGDASGTFNVSTTSAFVVAAAGVPVAKHGNRSVSSHCGSADVLEALGVDLGLSAEQIGQSIREIGIGFMFAPALHGAMKHAIGPRREIGIRTIFNILGPLTNPANANVQLMGVFTPSLTETLARVLGRLGTRRALVVCGEGNLDEITITGATRVSDWNNGELTTYTIHPSELGMATASLAEIKGGTTAPEAAAQLRSVLSGKSGPCLDMVLLNAGAALMAAERCDDLAGGVALAREVVASGAALNKVEALVAFSQAVKNP, encoded by the coding sequence ATGATGAAAGAGGCCATTGCCAAAGTGGTGGCTGGAACCGATCTGAGCGAAGCGGAGATGGTCGGGGTGATGGAGACCATCATGGACGGGGAAGCGACCCCGGCCCAGATCGGCGCCTTTATCACCGCGCTGAGGATCAAGGGCGAAACCGTGGACGAGATCACCGGCGCGGCCAGGGTGATGCGGGCCAAGGCCACCAAGGTGCATGGGGTTGGCGAGGGCGGGATTCTCGTGGATACCTGCGGCACCGGGGGCGACGCCTCCGGCACCTTCAATGTTTCCACCACCAGCGCCTTTGTCGTGGCCGCCGCCGGGGTGCCGGTGGCCAAGCACGGCAACCGTTCCGTTTCCAGCCATTGCGGCAGTGCCGACGTGCTTGAAGCCTTGGGTGTGGATCTGGGTTTAAGCGCCGAACAGATCGGGCAATCCATTCGTGAGATCGGCATCGGTTTTATGTTTGCTCCTGCCCTGCATGGGGCGATGAAGCACGCCATCGGCCCGCGCCGCGAGATCGGGATCAGGACCATCTTCAATATTCTCGGCCCCTTGACCAACCCAGCCAATGCCAATGTCCAGCTCATGGGGGTGTTTACTCCCTCCCTCACCGAAACCCTGGCCCGGGTGCTGGGCAGGCTTGGCACCCGCCGGGCCCTGGTGGTGTGCGGCGAGGGCAATCTGGATGAGATCACCATCACCGGCGCTACCAGGGTGTCCGACTGGAACAACGGCGAATTGACAACCTACACCATCCATCCCTCGGAGCTGGGCATGGCCACGGCCAGCCTGGCGGAAATCAAAGGCGGGACCACCGCGCCCGAGGCTGCGGCGCAGCTGCGGAGTGTGCTGAGCGGTAAATCAGGACCCTGTCTGGACATGGTCCTGCTCAATGCCGGCGCCGCCCTAATGGCTGCCGAACGTTGCGATGATTTGGCCGGTGGGGTCGCCCTGGCCCGTGAAGTAGTGGCCAGCGGGGCTGCGCTGAATAAGGTCGAGGCGTTGGTTGCCTTTTCCCAAGCGGTGAAAAACCCATGA
- a CDS encoding anthranilate synthase component II, producing MIVIIDNYDSFTYNIVQTLGGMGAEMKIFRNDEVDIPFIASLAPDRLLISPGPCSPAQAGISIEAIRFFSEKIPVLGVCLGHQSLGEAFGGQTVRAGRLMHGKTSPITHDGFGVFTGLPNPFEAMRYHSLVVRESDLPECLMVSARSDQGELMGLRHRTLPVEGVQFHPESIMTPAGVQLLKNFLDPAYPEILARQRKEMVA from the coding sequence ATGATCGTTATCATCGATAATTACGACTCCTTTACCTACAACATCGTCCAGACCCTCGGGGGGATGGGCGCCGAGATGAAAATCTTCCGCAACGACGAGGTGGATATACCCTTCATCGCCTCGCTTGCCCCCGACCGGCTGCTGATCTCGCCCGGCCCCTGTTCTCCGGCCCAGGCGGGGATCTCCATTGAGGCGATTCGCTTTTTCAGTGAAAAGATTCCGGTGCTGGGGGTCTGTCTGGGGCATCAGTCCCTGGGCGAGGCCTTTGGCGGGCAAACCGTCCGGGCCGGCCGACTGATGCACGGCAAGACAAGCCCCATCACCCATGACGGGTTTGGGGTGTTCACCGGGTTGCCCAATCCTTTCGAGGCCATGCGCTACCATTCCCTGGTGGTCCGGGAATCCGACCTGCCCGAATGTCTGATGGTCTCGGCGCGTTCCGATCAGGGCGAGCTCATGGGGCTCAGGCATCGGACTCTGCCGGTGGAAGGGGTGCAATTCCATCCCGAATCCATCATGACCCCGGCCGGGGTGCAGTTGCTGAAAAACTTCCTTGATCCGGCCTACCCGGAAATTCTCGCCAGGCAGCGTAAGGAGATGGTCGCATGA
- a CDS encoding phosphoribosylanthranilate isomerase translates to MNARTRIKVCGMREVAEVAAVVEAGVDAIGMIFVEQSPRYVEPERARDIVASLPPFVDAVGVFLDQDVATVNEIVRSCGLTMVQLHGEESPAYCAEINCRVIKVFRVRPTLSTEDLAPYAGVVSGFLFDTFHEKIAGGTGDTFDWHLLEKLSPPRPIILAGGLTPENVGEAIRQAHPFAVDLNSGVEISPGRKDLVKVRAAIAQVAAADGAYRQG, encoded by the coding sequence ATGAACGCCAGAACGCGGATCAAGGTATGCGGGATGCGGGAGGTGGCCGAGGTCGCTGCGGTTGTCGAGGCCGGGGTGGACGCAATCGGGATGATCTTTGTCGAGCAAAGCCCCCGGTACGTTGAGCCGGAACGGGCGCGGGACATTGTTGCCAGCCTGCCGCCCTTTGTTGATGCGGTTGGAGTTTTTCTCGATCAGGACGTGGCAACGGTGAACGAGATCGTCCGCTCCTGCGGCCTGACCATGGTGCAACTGCATGGGGAAGAATCCCCTGCCTACTGCGCGGAAATCAACTGTCGGGTGATCAAGGTTTTTCGGGTGCGGCCCACGCTGAGTACGGAAGATCTGGCGCCTTATGCCGGAGTGGTTTCCGGCTTCTTGTTCGACACCTTTCACGAGAAGATCGCCGGAGGCACCGGGGACACCTTTGACTGGCATCTGCTTGAAAAATTGTCCCCGCCTCGCCCAATAATCCTGGCCGGCGGCCTCACCCCCGAGAATGTGGGTGAGGCGATCAGGCAGGCGCATCCCTTTGCGGTGGATCTCAATTCCGGGGTGGAGATCTCGCCCGGTCGTAAGGATCTTGTCAAGGTTCGGGCGGCCATTGCCCAGGTGGCGGCGGCGGACGGTGCGTACCGACAGGGCTGA